One window of Triticum dicoccoides isolate Atlit2015 ecotype Zavitan chromosome 5A, WEW_v2.0, whole genome shotgun sequence genomic DNA carries:
- the LOC119304216 gene encoding pyridoxine/pyridoxamine 5'-phosphate oxidase 2-like: protein MAGGGAAASALSSPWRALLQRALDANAHLKHSTFFQLATVGGGGRPANRTVVFRGFQEHCDKIQINTDARSNKIGEIKEWPLGEICWYFTDSWEQFRISGIIDVIDGSSPDPAKLQQREKAWFASSVKSRSQYLGQSPGVPVANDDHIKDVHIDPSAGPVDAYCLLTLDPEKVDYVNLKSNQRLMFTRTQEGDESSDWMAEKVSP, encoded by the exons ATGGCCGGCGGTGGCGCCGCCGCGTCGGCGCTCTCGAGCCCGTGGAGGGCGCTGCTGCAGCGAGCGTTGGACGCCAACGCGCACCTCAAGCACTCCACCTTCTTCCAGCTC GccacggtgggcggcggcggcaggccggCGAATCGCACCGTCGTGTTCAG GGGGTTCCAAGAACACTGCGACAAGATTCAGATTAACACGGATGCGCGGAGCAACAAG ATTGGGGAGATCAAGGAATGGCCCCTCGGCGAG ATATGCTGGTATTTCACTGATTCCTGGGAGCAATTCCGTATCAGCGGTATCATAGATGTGATTGATGGTTCCAGTCCGGATCCTGCCAAGCTCCAG CAACGAGAGAAAGCTTGGTTCGCCAGTTCAGTGAAGTCAAGATCACAATACTTAGGACAAAGTCCAGGGGTTCCCGTCGCAAATGATGACCACATTAAGGATGTTCATATCGATCCATCAGCTGGCCCAGTTGATGCCTACTGTCTTCTGACTCTTGATCCAGAAAAG GTTGATTATGTGAACTTGAAAAGTAATCAGAGATTGATGTTCACAAGAACCCAGGAAGGAGATGAGTCCAGTGACTGGATGGCCGAAAAAGTTAGCCCATAA
- the LOC119304217 gene encoding uncharacterized protein LOC119304217, producing MARARSLDADAGEEEFFDSREAISPPSVASPASSGRHSGDGEGWLCGGALLEVWATGPFSVEERRQRFVRSLGLLDPAESEPRSRPRAGEEIVVLGSPGAAPASPAPRLARGAAGDEEAGAPGRSAGGGGEEGLECVFKNLDDGTVFVVHELGKDGSFRSLRERRSNRTVTAAEFERISGSSPFIREMMRRVDDSSDEPSTPEKSLAARKSRRRRRFGWLRRLGIGACVVDAEDDDEANSTSSSSCRSCAGKPGKALDRVKVRPYKKRSKELSAVYRGQEIRAHKGPIVAMKFSSDGQYLATGGEDGVVRVWRVVEGERPDELDFAEDDPSCVFFTVNENSELAPVNSSEGTKSKQDKSSKGQADPACVVIPHRTFALSQVPVHEFHGHDDAILDLSWSKNGDLISASMDKTARLWRVGCNSCLKVFFHNNYVTCVQFHPTSDNYFISGCIDGLVRIWDVRKCLVVDWANSKEIITAVCYRPDGKGVVVGTITGNCRYYDASENRLELESQVSLNGRKKSPLKRIVGFQYCPSDPKKLMVTSGDSQVRILDGVHIISNYKGLQSSSQVAASFTPDGDHIISASDDSRIYMWNHVNQLAPVTSRVKTVWSYERFFSNDVSIAIPWNASQSRNSISLACNIPSLRQEVSGDLCDIQDSSTSRCQTEDCLEDDNMFRLPSGNFTLSRAFLAESAPRGSATWPEEHLASNSATASTLRKSQYKFLKASCQNAATHAWGQVIVTASWDGHIRSFQNYGLPVQV from the exons ATGGCGCGGGCGCGCTCGCTGGACGCGGACGCGGGCGAGGAGGAGTTCTTCGACTCCAGGGAGGCCATCTCGCCGCCCTCCGTCGCCTCGCCGGCCAGCTCCGGCCGCCACAGCGGCGACGGCGAGGGCTGGCTCTGCGGCGGGGCCCTGCTCGAGGTCTGGGCCACGGGCCCCTTCAGCGTCGAGGAGCGCCGCCAGCGGTTCGTCCGCTCCCTGGGCCTCCTGGATCCCGCCGAATCGGAGCCGCGCTCCAGGCCCCGCGCCGGCGAGGAGATCGTCGTCCTGGGGAGCCCCGGCGCGGCGCCGGCCTCGCCCGCCCCTCGTCTCGCGCGCGGGGCTGCGGGGGACGAGGAGGCGGGGGCGCCCGGCCgaagcgccggcggcggcggcgaggagggccTGGAGTGCGTGTTCAAGAACCTGGACGACGGCACGGTCTTCGTGGTCCACGAGCTGGGCAAGGACGGCAGCTTCCGGAGCCTCAGGGAGCGCCGCTCCAACCGGACCGTCACCGCCGCGGAATTCGAGAGGATCTCCGGCTCCTCCCCCTTCATCCGCGAGATGATGCGCCGGGTGGACGACTCCTCGGACGAGCCCTCCACCCCTGAGAAGTCCTTAGCGGCGAGGAAGAGCCGCCGGAGGAGGCGGTTCGGGTGGCTCCGGAGGCTGGGCATCGGCGCCTGCGTCGTCGAcgccgaggacgacgacgaggcgaATTCGACCTCCTCCAGCTCCTGCCGGAGTTGCGCCGGGAAGCCCGGGAAGGCCCTTGACAGGGTCAAGGTCAGGCCATACAAGAAGCGGTCAAAGGAATTGTCAGCTGTGTACAGGGGCCAAGAGATCAGGGCGCACAAGGGCCCCATTGTGGCCATGAAGTTCAGCTCCGACGGGCAGTACCTGGCCACCGGAGGCGAGGACGGCGTGGTGCGGGTGTGGCGTGTGGTGGAAGGCGAGAGGCCCGACGAACTCGACTTCGCCGAGGACGATCCGTCATGTGTGTTCTTCACTGTCAATGAGAACTCTGAACTGGCCCCTGTCAACTCCAGCGAAGGGACCAAGAGCAAACAGGACAAGAGCTCAAAGGGGCAAGCAGATCCGGCCTGCGTTGTGATCCCTCACCGCACCTTTGCGCTGTCTCAGGTCCCTGTGCATGAATTCCATGGGCATGATGATGCCATCTTGGATCTCTCATGGTCCAAAAATGGG GACTTGATTTCTGCATCTATGGATAAAACTGCTCGATTGTGGCGGGTCGGGTGCAACAGTTGTCTCAAGGTTTTCTTCCACAATAACTACG TGACATGTGTTCAGTTTCACCCTACGAGTGACAATTATTTTATCAGCGGTTGTATCGATGGATTGGTTCGCATTTGGGATGTTCGTAAATGCCTAGTGGTAGACTGGGCTAATAGCAAAGAGATCATAACCGCAGTCTGTTACCGGCCTGATGGAAAG GGGGTAGTGGTTGGGACCATAACAGGAAATTGCCGCTACTACGATGCATCAG AAAATCGTCTAGAACTGGAATCTCAGGTCTCTCTGAATGGCAGGAAGAAGTCTCCACTTAAAAGAATAGTTGGTTTCCAG TACTGCCCATCTGATCCAAAGAAGTTGATGGTAACATCTGGTGACTCACAAGTTCGCATTCTTGATGGGGTTCATATAATTTCCAACTACAAAG GATTGCAAAGTTCAAGCCAAGTTGCTGCATCATTTACCCCAGACGGAGATCACATAATCTCTGCTAGTGACGACTCCCGTATCTACATGTGGAATCATGTGAACCAACTTGCCCCAGTCACAAGCCGCGTGAAGACAGTGTGGTCATACGAGCGTTTTTTCAGCAACGATGTCTCCATCGCCATACCGTGGAACGCCTCACAATCAAGGAACTCTATTTCACTGGCCTGCAACATCCCTTCTTTACGGCAAGAAGTGTCCGGCGACCTCTGTGACATACAGGACAGTAGCACATCACGCTGCCAGACTGAAGATTGCCTCGAAGATGACAACATGTTCCGGTTACCATCGGGCAATTTCACTCTTAGCAGGGCGTTCCTCGCGGAGTCTGCTCCAAGGGGATCAGCCACGTGGCCGGAGGAGCATCTGGCATCCAACTCCGCGACGGCATCTACTTTGCGTAAATCTCAGTACAAGTTCCTGAAGGCGTCTTGCCAGAATGCAGCCACACATGCCTGGGGCCAGGTCATAGTCACCGCAAGCTGGGACGGCCACATCAGGTCATTCCAGAACTATGGCTTGCCGGTGCAAGTTTGA